From Uloborus diversus isolate 005 chromosome 8, Udiv.v.3.1, whole genome shotgun sequence, a single genomic window includes:
- the LOC129228383 gene encoding uncharacterized protein LOC129228383, with the protein MSDCRVFSDVTDKCNELIAVGPYVTLYKDPSIREVNLIKNVVKSSPIISESSKRSLTPSVAHCARFYALPKVHKPDIPLRPIVSNIGTASYKLAKYLVSIFSSLLVSNSFTVRNTVHFVQKLRYFKPHGLTMASFNVKSLFTNVPVVGALDCLKLRLQEHHFSSFEIEELVSLTRVCLELNTFVFNDTYFRMSEGLAMGNPLSPILSDIYMHYFETKLFETITFPFYVRYVDDCFVLLDQNHVDNEFLLSTLNSIDPCIQFTIEMETDSSLSFLDVFITKSNDEFMTSVFRKPFAVTLPPHKCSSHPPNQKLASFKAFVFRALNICSSSNSLNAELSCLKAVAFDRGYSPSIIDSIYNKLIKPSHSEKVSASSASYTIVLPYYPKVSHQVAKILKKFGFDTAFSPVNKIKFTNLKDPIDCHSNWGIYSISCKCGLGYVGQTKRALKHRLKEHENYVKHK; encoded by the coding sequence ATAAATGTAATGAGCTCATTGCGGTTGGTCCTTATGTGACACTTTACAAAGACCCTAGTATTAGAGAGGTTAATcttattaaaaatgttgtgaaatctTCTCCTATCATCAGTGAGTCTTCAAAAAGGTCTTTAACTCCTTCTGTTGCACATTGTGCCAGATTTTATGCTCTACCAAAGGTCCATAAACCCGACATTCCGCTTAGgcctattgtttcaaacattgGTACTGCTTCATATAAACTTGCTAAGTATTTAGTTTCTATCTTCTCTTCTCTTTTGGTTAGCAACTCTTTTACTGTCAGAAATACTGTTCATTTTGTTCAGAAGTTACGTTATTTTAAGCCTCATGGTTTAACGATGGCTTCTTTTAACGTGAAATCACTTTTCACTAATGTACCGGTTGTTGGGGCATTGGATTGTCTTAAATTGAGACTCCAAGAgcatcatttttctagttttgagattGAGGAACTCGTTTCACTTACTCGTGTTTGTCTTGAATTGAATACTTTTGTGTTCAATGATACTTACTTTCGAATGTCTGAAGGTTTAGCAATGGGTAATCCTTTGAGTcctattttaagtgacatttatatgcactattttgagactaaactttttgaaaccataacgtttccgttctatgttcggtacgttgacgattgctttgttttgcttgaccaaaaccatgttgataatgaatttttactttctactttaaattctatcgatccttgcatccaattcactattgaaatggaaactgatagttctctttcatttttggacgtctttattactaaaagtaatgatgaatttatgacttcggtgtttcgtaagccttttgctgttacactacctcctcacaaatgttcttctcatcctccaaaccaaaagttggcctcattcaaggcttttgtgttccgtgctttgaacatctgttcttcctccaattctttaaatgctgagctttcttgtcttaaagcagtggctttcgatcgtggttattctcctagcatcattgattcaatttataataagttaattaagccctctcattctgaaaaggtttctgcttctagtgcttcgtatactattgttttgccttattatccaaaagttagtcatcaagttgcaaagattttgaagaaatttggtttcgatacagctttttctccagttaataagataaaatttacaaacttaaaggaccccattgattgccatagcaactggggcatttatagcatctcctgcaagtgtggacttggttacgttggacagactaaacgtgctctcaagcaccgtctgaaagagcacgaaaactatgttaagcataaa